Proteins from a genomic interval of Chroococcidiopsis thermalis PCC 7203:
- a CDS encoding ABC transporter ATP-binding protein: MGAIPDNIPKLYRRIWREVRSFRWHLGLLLLLSLLSIPVTLLQPLPVAIAVDSVIGSQPLPYFLRVVLPAAITGSNQAILIFAVVLSVAIVLGGKLLGLTRSMLQTYTGAKLVLDFRARLFRHAQRLSLSYHDSKGTHDTNYRVQHDAPALQWIAVDGVIPLVTSAFTFFSMLYVSARIHLQLALIALVISPLLYFLSRLYGQRLRQQWRGAKKLESTAFSVVQEVLAAMRVVKAFAQEDREQHRFVRHAEDALWAKLRLSLIEGSLGVLIALTTAVGTAAVLYVGVRLVQSGELSLGNLLLVMGYLSQLYKPLESMSKNVASLQGSLTGAERAFTLLDQAPDVVEKPHARPLQRAKGAIVFDRVSFSYDGDTQVLHEVSFSIPGGARVGIAGTTGAGKTTLVSLLTRFYDPTTGQILLDDLDLRDYKLSDLRNQFAIMLQEPVLFSTSIAENIAYARPGASHEEIVAAAQAANAHRFILNLPHGYETRVGERGMRLSGGERQRISLARAFLKDAPILILDEPTSSVDVKTEAAIMEAMERLMDKRTTFTIAHRLSTLESCDLRLAIEHGQLVDLARTTTQERSR; this comes from the coding sequence GTGGGAGCAATTCCTGACAACATCCCCAAACTATATCGGCGAATCTGGCGCGAGGTGCGATCGTTTCGCTGGCATCTAGGACTGCTGTTGCTACTCAGCTTATTATCCATTCCCGTGACGCTGCTGCAACCGCTACCAGTGGCGATCGCAGTTGATAGTGTCATCGGTTCGCAGCCGTTGCCCTACTTTTTGCGTGTCGTGCTTCCCGCAGCAATAACTGGATCGAACCAGGCAATTTTAATTTTTGCCGTAGTTTTGTCAGTAGCGATCGTTTTGGGAGGCAAGCTGTTAGGGCTAACGCGATCGATGCTGCAAACTTATACAGGTGCAAAGCTCGTTTTAGACTTTCGGGCGCGGCTGTTTCGCCACGCGCAGCGGCTATCGCTTTCCTATCACGACTCCAAAGGAACCCACGACACTAACTATCGAGTACAACACGATGCACCCGCGTTGCAATGGATTGCGGTTGACGGCGTAATTCCCCTCGTCACTTCCGCTTTCACCTTTTTCAGTATGCTCTACGTCAGCGCCCGCATTCACCTGCAACTTGCCCTGATTGCGCTGGTGATTTCGCCGTTGTTGTACTTTCTCTCGCGATTGTACGGGCAACGGTTGCGCCAGCAGTGGCGAGGAGCTAAAAAGCTGGAAAGTACTGCCTTTTCGGTGGTACAGGAAGTCTTGGCAGCAATGCGGGTCGTGAAAGCTTTTGCTCAAGAAGACCGAGAACAGCACCGTTTTGTCCGCCATGCCGAGGACGCGCTGTGGGCGAAACTGCGACTGAGTTTAATTGAGGGCAGTTTGGGCGTGCTAATTGCCTTGACTACGGCTGTAGGCACGGCAGCAGTATTGTACGTGGGGGTAAGGCTGGTACAAAGTGGAGAGCTGTCCTTAGGAAACCTGCTGCTAGTGATGGGCTACCTGTCGCAGTTATACAAACCGCTCGAATCGATGAGTAAGAATGTCGCCAGCCTGCAAGGGTCTTTGACAGGGGCAGAACGTGCTTTTACCTTACTCGACCAAGCGCCAGATGTGGTGGAAAAACCGCACGCCAGACCGTTGCAACGAGCTAAAGGGGCTATAGTCTTCGATCGCGTCTCGTTTAGCTATGACGGTGACACGCAAGTGCTGCATGAGGTTAGCTTTAGCATTCCGGGTGGGGCGCGGGTAGGTATCGCCGGAACGACAGGGGCGGGGAAAACAACCCTCGTCAGTTTGCTAACTCGTTTTTACGACCCTACCACAGGGCAGATCTTGTTAGACGACTTAGATTTGCGGGACTACAAACTGTCAGATTTACGCAATCAGTTCGCCATCATGCTGCAAGAACCCGTGCTGTTTTCTACCAGTATTGCGGAAAATATCGCCTATGCCCGTCCAGGGGCAAGCCATGAGGAGATTGTCGCCGCAGCACAAGCAGCCAACGCCCATCGATTTATTTTGAATTTGCCGCACGGTTACGAGACGCGAGTAGGAGAACGGGGAATGCGACTTTCGGGAGGCGAACGGCAGCGGATCTCCCTCGCCAGGGCATTTCTCAAGGATGCACCGATTTTGATTTTGGACGAACCAACCAGTTCGGTTGATGTCAAAACTGAAGCTGCAATTATGGAGGCAATGGAGCGCCTGATGGACAAACGCACGACTTTTACGATCGCCCATCGACTCAGCACTTTGGAAAGCTGCGACCTGCGACTGGCGATCGAGCATGGGCAATTAGTTGACTTAGCTCGCACCACCACCCAGGAGCGTTCGCGATGA
- a CDS encoding glycosyltransferase yields MKAIVTGTIVTSPVGGVAWDYGQYALGLEQLGFEVYYLEDPGIPSYSYNPETGVYEEDPSYGIEFLKRSLALLSPTLAQRWHYRAVDGQTYGLDAETMAEVAAEATLLLNVSGGSVLRDEYLHCRNKILIDTDPGWNHFVIFPQWDKQPIEQQRWGWRSHDLFFTYALRLGQPDCPLPTFDIPWLPTRPPVVLDCWLAQPPAQQWTTVMTWNHYPQPIVHNSVRYGSKELEFEQIEALPTRSPASFEVTINVNGEAPLDRWRSLGWSVVDAEATSASAALYRKYIEQSRGEFSVAKNVYVATRCGWFSCRSVCYLAAGRPVVVQDTGFSKYIPTGFGLLTFTNLDEAVKAIEAIERDYDTHQQAARELARTWFDSRLVLGEILERIE; encoded by the coding sequence ATGAAAGCGATCGTTACTGGCACGATCGTCACCAGTCCTGTAGGCGGCGTAGCTTGGGATTACGGACAGTACGCGCTGGGATTGGAACAACTGGGATTTGAAGTGTACTATCTCGAAGATCCTGGGATTCCTTCCTACAGCTACAACCCAGAGACGGGGGTGTATGAAGAAGATCCCAGTTATGGGATTGAATTTCTGAAGCGATCGCTTGCCCTACTTTCCCCTACATTGGCACAACGCTGGCACTATCGCGCTGTTGATGGGCAAACATATGGGTTAGATGCCGAAACAATGGCAGAGGTGGCGGCGGAAGCAACTTTGTTACTGAACGTTTCTGGTGGCAGCGTGCTGCGGGATGAATACCTACACTGTCGTAACAAAATCTTAATCGACACCGATCCAGGCTGGAATCACTTTGTCATATTTCCCCAGTGGGATAAACAGCCAATAGAACAACAGCGTTGGGGTTGGCGATCGCACGATCTGTTTTTTACTTACGCCCTGCGCCTAGGACAACCGGATTGCCCGCTGCCGACATTTGACATTCCCTGGCTGCCAACCCGCCCCCCAGTTGTTTTAGATTGCTGGCTGGCTCAACCACCCGCCCAGCAATGGACGACGGTAATGACTTGGAATCATTACCCGCAACCGATCGTTCACAACAGTGTTAGGTACGGCTCTAAAGAGTTGGAGTTCGAGCAAATTGAAGCCCTGCCAACCCGCAGCCCTGCATCATTTGAGGTGACGATCAATGTCAATGGTGAAGCGCCGCTCGATCGCTGGCGATCGCTCGGTTGGTCGGTTGTGGATGCTGAAGCTACTTCTGCTTCAGCTGCCCTTTACCGCAAATATATCGAACAATCTCGCGGCGAATTCAGCGTTGCCAAGAACGTTTACGTCGCTACCCGCTGCGGCTGGTTTAGTTGCCGTTCGGTCTGCTATTTAGCCGCAGGTCGCCCCGTGGTGGTGCAAGATACGGGTTTTTCCAAATATATCCCCACCGGATTTGGGCTGTTGACATTTACCAATCTAGACGAGGCAGTCAAGGCAATTGAGGCGATCGAACGAGACTACGATACCCACCAGCAGGCAGCAAGGGAACTGGCGCGGACTTGGTTTGACTCGCGCTTAGTGCTGGGCGAAATATTAGAGCGAATTGAATAA
- a CDS encoding glycosyltransferase, whose protein sequence is MRFEKVTNSIPAQLATTRDSISSGVAAPIARPQVRGKFIFVGNEKLYIRGVTYGTFHPDAAGNFYPSPEITSRDFAAMVANEINAVRTYTVPPRWLLDLAAEYGLWVMVGLPWEQHIAFLDDRKRVRSLEQRIRASVRSCAGHPALLCYAIGNEIPAGIVRWYGRHRVERFLARLYRIAKREDPDSLVTYVNYPTTEYLQLRFVDFVCFNVYLEQQNRLAAYIARLQNLAGDRPLVLAELGLDSRRNGKQKQAEILDWQLRTTFASGCAGTFVFAWTDEWYRGGYNIDDWDFGITDRQRRPKPALHTVRQAFAQVPFPALSFPTISVVVCSYNGSHTIRDTLAGLAKLEYPYCETIVVDDGSTDNTAAIASEYDVRLIRTPQSGLSHARNVGMQAATGEIVAYIDDDAYPDPHWLTYLAITFMETSHVGVGGPNLPPPEDGMVAQCVANAPGGPSHVLLSDQEAEHIPGCNMAFRKSCLEAIAGFDPQFRTAGDDVDICWRLQEQGWTIGFSPAAVVWHHRRNSVWRYWKQQQGYGKAEALLEQKWTDKYNILGHLTWSGRIYGPSVMYGLSVQERVFYGTWGSALFQSIYQPMPGTLRTLLLMPEWYLVVMVLVGLSLLGGVLWTPMWLISPLALVAIAATLIQVCRSAAQAKFPNQPKSHFDRWRRYSLTAVLYLLQPLARLKGRFRYGLQPWRWYGMSNLALPLARVATLWSASWHAPQSWLTSIETAIQSAGHRVQRGGNFDPWDLEVPGGLFGSNRLLMAIEEHGGGQQLVRLRTWSRWSKLGWMLFFLFVGLTVAAWIDSAWSAVAKLGAIALLLLLRSLYESAVASAVVLQAIERVKPDSDSQLRA, encoded by the coding sequence ATGCGGTTCGAGAAGGTAACAAACAGTATACCTGCTCAACTGGCAACCACTCGTGACTCCATATCATCAGGTGTCGCTGCACCAATAGCAAGACCGCAAGTTCGGGGTAAATTTATTTTTGTCGGGAATGAAAAGCTCTACATCCGAGGCGTGACCTACGGTACGTTTCACCCAGATGCAGCAGGCAATTTCTATCCCAGTCCCGAAATTACGAGTCGCGATTTTGCCGCTATGGTAGCGAATGAGATTAACGCGGTGCGAACTTACACAGTACCGCCGCGTTGGTTGCTCGATCTAGCAGCAGAGTACGGTCTTTGGGTGATGGTAGGACTGCCGTGGGAGCAGCATATTGCGTTTTTAGACGACAGAAAAAGGGTACGATCGCTCGAACAGCGTATCCGCGCCAGCGTGCGTAGTTGTGCGGGGCATCCAGCTTTATTATGTTATGCGATCGGTAACGAAATTCCGGCTGGAATCGTGCGTTGGTACGGTCGTCATCGCGTCGAGCGATTTTTAGCGCGCCTGTATCGGATTGCTAAACGCGAAGACCCCGATAGCTTAGTTACCTATGTCAACTACCCAACGACAGAGTATTTACAACTGCGGTTTGTCGATTTTGTTTGCTTCAATGTCTACCTAGAGCAACAGAATCGCTTAGCTGCCTATATTGCCCGCTTGCAAAATCTAGCAGGCGATCGCCCCTTGGTACTTGCAGAATTAGGGCTAGACAGCCGCCGTAATGGTAAACAAAAGCAGGCAGAAATACTCGATTGGCAGCTCCGTACAACGTTTGCATCGGGTTGTGCGGGAACGTTTGTCTTTGCTTGGACGGACGAATGGTATCGCGGCGGCTACAATATTGACGACTGGGATTTTGGCATTACCGATCGCCAGCGCCGTCCTAAACCTGCCTTGCATACCGTGCGTCAGGCATTTGCTCAAGTGCCATTCCCTGCATTGTCTTTTCCCACGATCTCGGTAGTCGTGTGCAGCTACAACGGCTCCCACACGATTCGCGATACTCTGGCAGGGCTGGCAAAACTGGAGTATCCATATTGTGAAACGATTGTGGTTGACGATGGCTCTACAGATAATACAGCAGCGATCGCCAGCGAGTACGATGTCCGGCTGATCCGCACTCCTCAAAGTGGTTTGAGCCATGCCCGTAACGTAGGGATGCAAGCAGCAACAGGGGAAATTGTTGCCTACATCGACGACGATGCTTACCCAGACCCACACTGGTTGACTTATCTTGCCATCACCTTTATGGAAACCTCCCATGTCGGGGTGGGTGGTCCCAATTTGCCCCCACCAGAGGACGGAATGGTAGCCCAGTGCGTGGCAAATGCGCCAGGAGGTCCTTCTCACGTCCTACTATCTGACCAAGAGGCAGAGCATATTCCTGGTTGTAATATGGCATTTCGCAAGTCTTGCCTAGAGGCGATCGCTGGGTTCGATCCTCAGTTTCGGACGGCAGGTGATGACGTGGACATTTGCTGGCGGTTGCAAGAACAGGGTTGGACAATCGGGTTTAGCCCAGCTGCCGTAGTCTGGCATCATCGCCGCAATTCAGTATGGCGTTACTGGAAGCAACAACAGGGCTATGGTAAAGCCGAAGCTCTTTTAGAACAGAAATGGACTGATAAATACAACATCCTCGGACATCTTACCTGGTCGGGACGAATTTATGGTCCGAGCGTCATGTACGGACTGAGCGTACAAGAGCGGGTGTTCTATGGCACTTGGGGTTCGGCACTGTTTCAATCTATTTATCAACCAATGCCAGGAACGCTGAGAACGTTACTGCTGATGCCGGAATGGTATTTAGTCGTAATGGTATTGGTGGGACTGAGTTTGCTAGGAGGAGTTTTGTGGACTCCAATGTGGTTAATCTCGCCCCTTGCCCTAGTTGCGATCGCCGCAACCTTAATACAGGTTTGTCGCAGCGCCGCACAAGCCAAGTTTCCCAACCAGCCGAAATCTCACTTCGATCGCTGGCGGCGTTATAGCTTGACCGCAGTGCTGTACCTACTCCAACCTTTGGCTCGTCTCAAAGGACGTTTCCGCTACGGCTTGCAACCTTGGCGCTGGTATGGGATGTCAAATTTAGCCTTGCCTTTAGCAAGAGTAGCAACGCTTTGGAGTGCCAGTTGGCACGCGCCCCAATCGTGGCTGACCTCAATTGAGACGGCGATCCAATCTGCCGGACACCGCGTTCAACGCGGCGGTAACTTCGATCCTTGGGATTTGGAAGTGCCAGGGGGATTATTTGGTAGCAATCGCCTGTTAATGGCGATTGAAGAACACGGTGGCGGACAGCAGCTAGTGCGGTTGCGTACTTGGTCGCGGTGGTCGAAACTCGGTTGGATGCTGTTTTTCCTGTTCGTCGGACTCACGGTAGCAGCGTGGATCGATTCAGCGTGGAGTGCGGTTGCGAAGTTAGGAGCGATCGCCTTGCTGCTGTTATTGCGATCGCTCTACGAGAGTGCGGTTGCTTCTGCGGTTGTCTTGCAAGCGATCGAACGGGTAAAGCCTGATAGCGATTCTCAATTGCGCGCGTGA
- a CDS encoding phosphotransferase, producing MSADQIDEMLVPAAVLEQGLSRYWGRSLQIVAIESQPLDSFSTHPIDRLQVTLDDGQQLSVIFKQLQLKCDRHIRHRGKEVRIYERLLVNRDLGTPALYASLYDESNHRYWLFMEDVGEWKLEYCDVEEWCAAFRWLARLHATYYGQAAQLRQLDCLVEHGAVFYRYLADMARQSVQLYQPQAIARFDSLVSRLDELIAELAAQPHTLVHGDMSCQNLIVQPQVGIRPIDWEWAAIGVPAWDVAKLSSGWGTGKPRLLAAYFDEFARHAIAPLDRRAFDRTLAGCDILKILWYLRWWISPCRDIAQVDKLLDKIAERWHWLDKEENYARSPANSSGIAARPSHSS from the coding sequence ATGAGCGCAGACCAAATCGACGAAATGCTCGTTCCCGCCGCTGTACTAGAACAGGGGTTGAGTCGTTATTGGGGGCGATCGCTACAAATTGTGGCGATTGAATCTCAGCCGCTTGACAGTTTCAGCACCCATCCGATCGATCGGTTGCAAGTGACATTAGATGACGGTCAGCAGTTGAGCGTCATTTTCAAACAACTACAGCTCAAATGCGATCGCCATATCCGCCATCGCGGTAAAGAAGTCAGGATCTACGAACGCTTGCTCGTCAATCGCGATCTCGGTACGCCTGCTTTATATGCCTCGCTGTACGACGAATCCAACCATCGCTACTGGCTGTTCATGGAGGATGTCGGCGAATGGAAGCTGGAATACTGCGATGTTGAGGAATGGTGTGCGGCTTTCCGCTGGCTGGCGCGGCTGCACGCCACCTACTACGGTCAAGCGGCACAGTTGCGCCAGTTAGATTGCCTGGTCGAACACGGTGCTGTTTTTTATCGATATTTGGCTGACATGGCGCGTCAGAGCGTGCAATTGTATCAACCGCAAGCGATCGCTCGTTTCGATTCTCTCGTATCGCGATTGGATGAATTAATTGCCGAGTTAGCAGCGCAACCCCACACTTTGGTACATGGCGATATGTCGTGCCAAAACCTAATCGTGCAACCGCAAGTAGGCATCCGACCGATTGACTGGGAATGGGCGGCGATTGGCGTACCAGCCTGGGATGTGGCGAAGCTATCCTCCGGCTGGGGGACGGGAAAGCCGCGCTTGCTGGCTGCTTACTTCGACGAATTTGCCCGACACGCGATCGCCCCACTCGATCGCCGCGCCTTCGACCGGACGCTGGCTGGTTGCGACATTCTCAAAATTCTCTGGTATCTCCGTTGGTGGATCTCACCCTGTCGAGATATCGCTCAAGTCGATAAGTTACTCGATAAAATTGCCGAACGTTGGCATTGGCTAGACAAGGAGGAAAATTATGCGCGATCGCCTGCGAATAGCTCTGGTATCGCCGCTCGCCCTTCCCACTCGTCCTGA
- a CDS encoding glycosyltransferase family 4 protein has product MRDRLRIALVSPLALPTRPDTGSSIEQLVSLLAAELTRRGHEVTLFASGDSQTEARLHAVYPRSYKEDSMLWNYYEFHEIVHVAAAFEQAERFDVIHSHAYHHALPFTRLVSTPVLHTYHINPTKDILSCYSRYPETQVVAVSQYHRSKFTTLDRVAVVYNGIDIDAFPFHAKRGDYLVFLGHLIHKKGALEAIQIAQQVGMRLVMAGQTSDYFYAEIEPWVDGKQVEYIGYIGVPERNKLLAEAAALLFPINASEPFGLVMLEAMACGTPVAAIDRCAVSEIVEPGVTGYYAADIDALAALIPDTLALDRYKVRKAIARFDYRRMVDGYESLYRQVLEVRQ; this is encoded by the coding sequence ATGCGCGATCGCCTGCGAATAGCTCTGGTATCGCCGCTCGCCCTTCCCACTCGTCCTGACACTGGCAGTTCGATCGAACAGCTCGTGTCTTTGCTGGCAGCAGAATTAACGCGCCGAGGTCATGAGGTGACGTTATTTGCTTCAGGGGATTCTCAAACTGAGGCAAGATTACACGCTGTCTATCCCCGCAGCTACAAAGAAGACTCAATGCTGTGGAATTACTACGAATTTCACGAGATCGTGCACGTAGCTGCCGCTTTTGAGCAGGCAGAACGCTTTGATGTCATCCACAGCCACGCCTACCATCACGCCCTACCATTCACTCGCTTGGTAAGTACGCCCGTCCTCCACACTTACCACATCAACCCAACGAAAGATATCCTCAGTTGCTACAGTCGCTACCCTGAAACTCAAGTTGTTGCCGTTTCTCAATACCACCGCAGCAAATTTACCACTCTCGATCGCGTTGCTGTTGTCTATAACGGCATTGATATCGATGCCTTTCCCTTTCATGCCAAACGTGGCGATTACCTCGTCTTTCTGGGACATTTGATTCACAAAAAAGGCGCTTTAGAAGCGATTCAAATCGCCCAGCAAGTGGGAATGCGGCTGGTAATGGCAGGACAGACAAGTGACTACTTCTACGCTGAAATAGAACCTTGGGTGGACGGCAAGCAAGTGGAATATATCGGATATATCGGCGTGCCAGAACGAAACAAATTACTCGCAGAAGCGGCGGCGCTGCTGTTTCCGATCAATGCCTCCGAACCCTTCGGGCTGGTAATGTTGGAAGCGATGGCGTGCGGTACGCCCGTGGCGGCGATCGATCGCTGTGCCGTTTCGGAGATTGTAGAACCAGGCGTGACGGGATATTACGCTGCCGATATCGATGCCCTTGCCGCTTTGATTCCCGATACGCTGGCTTTAGACCGTTATAAAGTACGAAAGGCGATCGCCCGTTTTGACTACCGCCGCATGGTAGATGGCTACGAATCGCTTTATCGTCAAGTGCTGGAGGTGCGGCAATGA
- a CDS encoding acyltransferase, with protein sequence MDTREFTGEWDYNTLPDNIWIEPGCYLERQESFKRFRSQQNPGLVLGKNVQVYTWSAFSVEPAGKLVVGDDSVLVGVVFWCAESIVVGRRVLISYNVTIADSDFHPRDPDLRRLDAIAISPAGNPQQRPPLEAKPVVIADDVQIGIGAIILKGVQIGAGAQIGAGSVVTSNVPAGAMVTGNPAKVTSLLGVRR encoded by the coding sequence ATGGATACCCGCGAGTTTACTGGAGAGTGGGATTACAACACGCTACCCGATAATATCTGGATCGAACCTGGTTGCTATCTAGAGCGTCAAGAGAGTTTTAAGCGGTTTCGCAGCCAACAAAATCCAGGTTTAGTTCTGGGCAAGAACGTACAAGTCTACACCTGGTCGGCATTTTCAGTAGAACCAGCAGGCAAGCTTGTCGTTGGTGATGATTCCGTCCTCGTCGGGGTAGTGTTTTGGTGTGCTGAGTCGATCGTAGTCGGCAGGCGCGTCCTAATTTCCTACAACGTGACGATCGCCGATAGCGACTTTCATCCCCGCGATCCAGACTTGCGGCGACTAGATGCGATCGCCATTTCTCCCGCAGGCAATCCGCAGCAGCGTCCGCCCTTGGAGGCAAAGCCTGTAGTTATTGCCGATGACGTACAAATCGGCATTGGGGCGATTATCCTCAAAGGAGTACAAATTGGTGCGGGAGCGCAGATTGGCGCTGGTTCTGTCGTCACCTCTAACGTGCCTGCGGGGGCGATGGTGACGGGTAATCCTGCCAAAGTGACAAGCTTATTGGGGGTGAGACGATGA